In Rissa tridactyla isolate bRisTri1 chromosome 8, bRisTri1.patW.cur.20221130, whole genome shotgun sequence, one genomic interval encodes:
- the PRDX1 gene encoding peroxiredoxin-1, protein MSSGSAFIGKPAPDFTATAVMPDGQFKDIKLSDYKGKYVVFFFYPLDFTFVCPTEIIAYSDRADEFKKINCEVIGASVDSHFCHLAWINTPKKQGGLGTMKIPLISDTKRVIAKEYGVLKEDEGIAYRGLFIIDEKGILRQITINDLPVGRSVDETLRLVQAFQFTDKHGEVCPAGWKPGSDTIKPDVQKSKEYFAKQK, encoded by the exons ATGTCTTCAGGAAGTGCTTTCATTGGAAAACCAGCCCCTGACTTTACTGCCACGGCTGTAATGCCAGATGGGCAATTCAAAGACATCAAACTCTCTGACTATAAGG GAAAATATGTTGTGTTCTTCTTCTACCCACTGGACTTCACTTTTGTCTGTCCAACTGAAATCATTGCATACAGTGACAGAGCTGATGAATTCAAGAAAATCAACTGTGAAGTGATTGGAGCTTCTGTTGACTCTCACTTCTGTCACCTTGCCTG GATCAACACTCCTAAGAAACAAGGTGGTTTGGGTACTATGAAAATCCCATTGATTTCTGACACAAAACGTGTCATTGCCAAAGAATATGGAGTACTTAAAGAGGACGAAGGTATTGCATACAG gggTCTGTTCATAATTGATGAGAAGGGGATCTTGAGGCAGATAACAATCAATGATCTTCCTGTTGGCCGTTCTGTTGATGAAACCCTCAGACTTGTCCAGGCCTTCCAGTTTACAGACAAACATGGAGAAG TGTGCCCAGCTGGCTGGAAGCCTGGCAGTGACACAATCAAGCCTGATGTTCAGAAGAGTAAAGAGTATTTTGCCAAGCAGAAATAA
- the MMACHC gene encoding cyanocobalamin reductase / alkylcobalamin dealkylase isoform X2, whose amino-acid sequence MVPRAVGGMEGRVAEGLRGALGPFGFEVHAFKVGWYNAILQPTFHLPYPDDTLAFVVLSTPSMFDKALKPFVNKERLKIIRDPVDQCVSHHLSRVKEKFPDQKVDVIFDYEILPSRKPKFLAQTAAHVAGAAYYYQRKDVKLDPWGRKIYGVCIHPKYGGWFAIRGLLVFPDIQVPFLEQSAPVDCVSTEEKRIELLEQFNFHWQNSRYRDIIEVKERYSEEQKAYFATPPAERFRLLGLTQEAQRSTFH is encoded by the exons ATGGTGCCCCGCGCGGTGGGCGGCATGGAGGGGCGCGTGGCAGAGGGGCTGCGCGGCGCCCTGGGCCCCTTCGGCTTCGAGGTGCACGCCTTCAAG GTCGGATGGTACAATGCTATTCTCCAGCCAACCTTTCATCTCCCCTACCCAGATGACACACTGGCCTTCGTGGTCCTCAGCACGCCTTCAATGTTTGACAAAGCCCTTAAACCTTTTGTGAACAAAGAACGGTTAAAAATAATCAGGGATCCTGTGGATCAGTGTGTTTCTCATCATTTATCACGTGTGAAGGAG aaaTTCCCTGACCAGAAAGTGGATGTCATCTTTGATTACGAGATCCTGCCAAGCCGAAAGCCCAAGTTCTTGGCGCAGACAGCTGCCCATGTTGCTGGAGCGGCATATTACTACCAAAGGAAGGATGTGAAGCTTGATCCTTGGGGGAGAAAG atcTATGGTGTATGTATCCATCCCAAGTATGGCGGTTGGTTTGCTATCCGGGGTCTCCTCGTGTTCCCAGATATTCAGGTACCGTTCCTGGAACAGTCTGCCCCTGTTGACTGTGTGAGCACCGAGGAAAAAAGAATTGAGTTGCTGGAGCAATTCAATTTCCACTGGCAGAACAGCCGCTACAGGGACATAATTGAAGTGAAGGAACGGTATTCGGAGGAGCAAAAAGCCTACTTTGCCACTCCTCCAGCGGAGAGATTCAGACTGCTAGGGCTGACACAAGAAGCCCAGAGAAGCACATTTCATTGA
- the MMACHC gene encoding cyanocobalamin reductase / alkylcobalamin dealkylase isoform X1 gives MVPRAVGGMEGRVAEGLRGALGPFGFEVHAFKVGWYNAILQPTFHLPYPDDTLAFVVLSTPSMFDKALKPFVNKERLKIIRDPVDQCVSHHLSRVKEKFPDQKVDVIFDYEILPSRKPKFLAQTAAHVAGAAYYYQRKDVKLDPWGRKKIYGVCIHPKYGGWFAIRGLLVFPDIQVPFLEQSAPVDCVSTEEKRIELLEQFNFHWQNSRYRDIIEVKERYSEEQKAYFATPPAERFRLLGLTQEAQRSTFH, from the exons ATGGTGCCCCGCGCGGTGGGCGGCATGGAGGGGCGCGTGGCAGAGGGGCTGCGCGGCGCCCTGGGCCCCTTCGGCTTCGAGGTGCACGCCTTCAAG GTCGGATGGTACAATGCTATTCTCCAGCCAACCTTTCATCTCCCCTACCCAGATGACACACTGGCCTTCGTGGTCCTCAGCACGCCTTCAATGTTTGACAAAGCCCTTAAACCTTTTGTGAACAAAGAACGGTTAAAAATAATCAGGGATCCTGTGGATCAGTGTGTTTCTCATCATTTATCACGTGTGAAGGAG aaaTTCCCTGACCAGAAAGTGGATGTCATCTTTGATTACGAGATCCTGCCAAGCCGAAAGCCCAAGTTCTTGGCGCAGACAGCTGCCCATGTTGCTGGAGCGGCATATTACTACCAAAGGAAGGATGTGAAGCTTGATCCTTGGGGGAGAAAG aagatcTATGGTGTATGTATCCATCCCAAGTATGGCGGTTGGTTTGCTATCCGGGGTCTCCTCGTGTTCCCAGATATTCAGGTACCGTTCCTGGAACAGTCTGCCCCTGTTGACTGTGTGAGCACCGAGGAAAAAAGAATTGAGTTGCTGGAGCAATTCAATTTCCACTGGCAGAACAGCCGCTACAGGGACATAATTGAAGTGAAGGAACGGTATTCGGAGGAGCAAAAAGCCTACTTTGCCACTCCTCCAGCGGAGAGATTCAGACTGCTAGGGCTGACACAAGAAGCCCAGAGAAGCACATTTCATTGA